A part of Chanos chanos chromosome 9, fChaCha1.1, whole genome shotgun sequence genomic DNA contains:
- the cdkn2c gene encoding cyclin-dependent kinase 4 inhibitor C: MAGSTDANMLTSAAARGDIEEIETMLQRGVDVNERNEFGRTALQVMKLGNPDIARVLLTANADPNVRDPIRGLTITHDAARDGYIDTLQVLVEHGADVNILDSEDNLPLHLAAREGHLRVVRFLFQWTRHPSHINVEGHAPYDLARIHNRQSTALWLESMLQQNN, encoded by the exons ATGGCTGGATCCACCGATGCAAACATGCTGACCAGTGCAGCTGCACGAGGGGACATAGAAGAGATTGAAACGATGTTACAAAGAGGAGTTGACGTTAATGAGAGGAACGAATTCGGAAGGACAGCATTGCAG gtgaTGAAACTTGGCAACCCCGACATTGCAAGGGTGCTACTAACAGCAAACGCTGATCCAAACGTCCGCGACCCTATTCGAGGTCTTACAATAACTCACGACGCTGCAAGGGATGGCTATATAGACACTCTACAAGTCCTTGTAGAGCATGGAGCAGATGTCAATATACTTGACAGCGAAGACAATTTACCATTGCATCTTGCAGCGAGAGAGGGACATCTGAGAGTTGTGaggtttctttttcagtggaCCAGGCACCCTTCTCACATAAACGTGGAGGGCCACGCACCGTATGACTTGGCGAGAATACACAACAGACAGTCCACTGCTCTGTGGTTAGAATCCATGCTCCAGCAAAACAACTAG